One window of Atribacter laminatus genomic DNA carries:
- a CDS encoding DivIVA domain-containing protein: MDLKPENILEVEFSRSFRGYNEDEVNEFIEEIAEAIEVVQKEREKLQQDNERLLQENDEYKRKVNELSQYAKRLEGTLEEWKKQLDIEKELTRRESQMHLKEAQIRGNRIVDEALKKKKEIEVSYSELQEKYRLFQIRFKSLLQTFIDSIDWKEQPMDMDTPEPEGIDQNPIHSPEDVTSFSFRDLEEDQK; the protein is encoded by the coding sequence ATGGATTTGAAACCGGAAAATATTTTGGAGGTTGAATTCAGTCGTTCTTTCCGCGGGTATAATGAAGACGAAGTAAACGAATTTATTGAGGAAATTGCCGAAGCAATTGAAGTGGTGCAAAAAGAAAGAGAAAAATTACAGCAGGATAATGAAAGATTGCTACAGGAAAATGACGAATACAAGCGGAAAGTGAACGAATTGTCCCAATATGCAAAACGCTTAGAGGGAACTTTAGAAGAATGGAAAAAACAATTAGATATTGAGAAAGAACTGACTCGTCGAGAATCACAAATGCATTTAAAGGAAGCTCAGATTCGGGGAAATCGAATTGTTGATGAAGCTTTGAAAAAAAAGAAAGAAATCGAAGTTAGTTACTCTGAGCTCCAAGAAAAATATCGGTTGTTTCAGATTCGCTTTAAATCTCTCCTTCAGACTTTTATTGATAGTATTGACTGGAAAGAACAACCAATGGATATGGACACTCCTGAACCGGAAGGAATCGATCAAAATCCGATTCATTCTCCCGAAGATGTAACCTCATTTTCTTTTCGGGATTTGGAAGAAGACCAAAAGTAA
- a CDS encoding YggS family pyridoxal phosphate-dependent enzyme, with protein sequence MMNKYIQKRLEMIQENIIRSCQKSGRKSEEIKIIAVTKGINVEKMQEALSCGLNRFGENRIQETEQKRTSFQEEPIEWHFIGQLQRNKIPKVVEYFQYIHSLDRINQFQALEKRLELSKEDCYPVMVQVNLTGKETQAGLEKQDVIPFFESLHLYRRIRVSGLMTIGPQGSLDEIRRVFRELYQIKEEVESKKYSWITPTLALSMGMSDDYPIAVEEGATYLRLGRCLFGERSN encoded by the coding sequence ATGATGAATAAATACATTCAAAAACGGTTAGAAATGATTCAAGAAAATATTATACGTTCCTGCCAAAAATCGGGGAGAAAGAGCGAAGAGATTAAAATCATCGCCGTGACTAAAGGAATCAACGTTGAAAAAATGCAGGAAGCTTTATCCTGCGGGTTAAATCGCTTTGGCGAAAATCGGATTCAAGAAACCGAGCAAAAAAGAACTTCTTTTCAAGAAGAACCAATTGAGTGGCATTTTATTGGACAGCTTCAAAGGAACAAAATCCCAAAAGTGGTAGAATATTTTCAGTATATTCATTCTTTAGACCGGATAAATCAATTTCAAGCCTTAGAAAAACGTTTGGAACTGTCAAAGGAGGATTGCTATCCGGTTATGGTACAGGTGAATTTGACTGGCAAAGAAACCCAAGCTGGGCTTGAGAAACAAGATGTCATCCCTTTTTTTGAATCTTTGCACCTTTATCGACGTATTCGAGTCAGTGGGCTAATGACCATTGGGCCTCAGGGAAGTCTTGATGAAATTCGACGAGTTTTTCGTGAGCTTTATCAAATCAAGGAAGAAGTTGAGAGTAAAAAGTATAGTTGGATTACACCAACTTTGGCTTTGTCAATGGGAATGAGTGATGATTATCCAATAGCGGTAGAAGAGGGTGCAACCTATCTTCGGTTAGGACGTTGTCTATTTGGAGAAAGGAGCAATTAG
- the ftsZ gene encoding cell division protein FtsZ: protein MSKVKGNAGENNNVVIKVFGIGGGGGNAVNRMVKSGLMGVSFVALNTDAQVLSRSLAAVKLQIGSKLTRGLGAGANPEIGRRAAEEDRNKIYEALENTDMVFVTAGMGGGTGTGGAPVVANIARELGILTIAVVTKPFSFEGRKRNRQAEEGIEQLRKVVDALIVIPNDRLLQVTEKTTSIVEAFQMVDDILLQGVQSISDLINVPGIINLDFADIRTIMANAGTSLMGIGKASGENKATEAAKVAISSPLLETSFKGAKGILFNVTGGPNLGILEIHKAAEIICSAASEETNIIFGAVIDKNIKDELKITLIATGFDHGGEKDSEETQEIFQGEVADSFTFDDLDVPAFMRKKMK from the coding sequence ATGTCTAAGGTGAAAGGAAATGCCGGAGAAAATAACAACGTTGTGATCAAGGTTTTCGGTATTGGAGGCGGTGGAGGGAATGCCGTTAACCGAATGGTCAAGTCAGGATTAATGGGTGTATCATTTGTTGCACTCAATACCGATGCCCAGGTGTTATCACGTTCTCTGGCTGCCGTTAAGCTCCAAATCGGCTCGAAATTGACTCGTGGTCTTGGAGCTGGAGCTAACCCGGAGATTGGTCGAAGAGCTGCCGAAGAAGATAGAAATAAAATTTACGAAGCGTTGGAAAATACCGATATGGTTTTTGTAACGGCTGGTATGGGCGGTGGAACCGGAACCGGTGGAGCTCCAGTGGTAGCGAACATTGCTCGCGAGTTAGGAATATTAACGATTGCAGTTGTTACCAAACCCTTTTCTTTTGAAGGACGGAAAAGAAACCGTCAAGCTGAAGAGGGGATAGAGCAACTCAGAAAAGTAGTGGATGCTCTGATTGTTATTCCCAATGACCGCTTGCTTCAAGTTACCGAGAAAACGACCTCAATTGTCGAAGCTTTTCAGATGGTAGATGATATTCTTCTCCAGGGAGTACAGAGCATTTCTGATTTAATCAATGTTCCGGGCATTATCAATTTAGATTTTGCTGATATCCGGACGATAATGGCCAATGCTGGCACTTCTTTAATGGGTATCGGGAAAGCTAGCGGAGAAAATAAAGCGACTGAAGCAGCAAAAGTGGCAATATCCAGCCCGCTTTTGGAAACATCTTTTAAGGGGGCCAAAGGCATACTCTTTAATGTAACGGGAGGACCGAATTTGGGAATCCTGGAAATACATAAAGCAGCGGAGATTATTTGTAGTGCTGCCTCGGAAGAGACCAATATAATTTTTGGTGCTGTTATAGATAAAAACATCAAAGACGAATTAAAAATTACTCTGATTGCCACTGGATTTGATCATGGTGGAGAAAAGGATAGTGAGGAGACGCAGGAGATATTTCAAGGAGAGGTCGCTGATTCTTTTACCTTCGATGACTTGGACGTGCCTGCTTTTATGAGAAAAAAAATGAAATGA
- the rpoZ gene encoding DNA-directed RNA polymerase subunit omega, whose translation MLSIDELIKKTENRYYLTTIVAKRSKQLNQGAKPLIEIQEPDKPLFIALNEVAEDKIKWSKETT comes from the coding sequence ATGCTGTCCATTGATGAATTGATAAAGAAAACTGAAAACCGTTATTATTTAACTACAATAGTGGCGAAGCGCTCTAAACAACTTAATCAAGGCGCCAAACCGTTGATCGAAATTCAAGAACCAGACAAGCCGCTTTTTATTGCCTTAAATGAAGTTGCTGAAGATAAAATTAAGTGGTCAAAGGAGACGACATGA
- the proC gene encoding pyrroline-5-carboxylate reductase — MKQSILVVGCGNMGSALTRGLCLDKWHNKYEFCLYDKVLPKAIQIANELDLSYVADINEVKSEPYLIFLAVKPNQIESACQSLSQFRNSIFVSLAAGVNQEQLQKYLGEGRPIIRMMPNLGVEVGEGVVALHYNSLVNEENREDLLFVFSSLGWIFEAEEKEFDQITALSGSGPGLVAVFLEAMMDAGVNIGLPWEKSLKMVVQTMLGTATWLKKKNCHPGLLKNMVCSPGGTTIAGIKRLELSGFRGIVMDGIETANRRAKNNMAEE; from the coding sequence GTGAAACAATCCATTTTGGTGGTAGGTTGTGGTAATATGGGGAGTGCTCTGACACGAGGACTTTGTCTTGACAAATGGCATAACAAGTATGAATTCTGCCTTTATGATAAAGTATTGCCCAAGGCGATACAGATAGCCAATGAACTCGATTTATCTTATGTAGCTGATATAAATGAGGTGAAGTCGGAACCCTACCTCATTTTTTTAGCGGTAAAACCCAATCAAATCGAATCAGCTTGTCAAAGCCTTTCTCAATTTAGAAACTCAATATTTGTTTCTTTGGCAGCGGGAGTTAATCAGGAACAATTGCAGAAATATTTAGGAGAAGGCCGGCCTATTATCAGAATGATGCCGAACTTGGGCGTAGAAGTTGGGGAGGGCGTTGTTGCTCTTCATTATAACTCTCTGGTGAACGAAGAGAATCGCGAGGACTTACTGTTTGTATTTTCTTCTCTCGGGTGGATTTTTGAAGCCGAAGAAAAGGAGTTCGATCAGATTACTGCCTTGAGTGGGAGTGGTCCAGGATTAGTGGCGGTTTTTTTGGAAGCGATGATGGATGCTGGAGTGAATATTGGTTTGCCGTGGGAAAAAAGTTTAAAAATGGTTGTGCAGACCATGCTAGGAACGGCAACCTGGTTGAAGAAAAAAAACTGTCACCCTGGATTATTAAAAAATATGGTTTGTTCTCCTGGTGGAACAACCATTGCCGGAATAAAACGACTGGAATTGTCAGGTTTTAGAGGTATAGTTATGGACGGGATTGAAACTGCCAATAGGCGAGCAAAAAATAACATGGCCGAGGAGTGA
- the gmk gene encoding guanylate kinase, which yields MSGLLFVLSGPSGAGKSTVRKAVMKQCKGLKYSISYTTRLRREGEREAIDYYFVDDDTFKHMKENHMFIEWAKVHGNFYGTPRLKMEEWLQSGFDVILEIDVQGAFQVKRNYPQGIFVFIAPPSLETLGERLRNRKTDREDVIYLRMMNALGEMKSIRDYDYLIINNILEETVHKFHSVIIAERCRIRYGDNENQEFLSE from the coding sequence ATGTCCGGCCTCCTTTTTGTTCTTTCTGGACCCTCTGGTGCTGGAAAAAGTACGGTGAGAAAGGCGGTAATGAAACAATGCAAGGGGCTGAAATATTCTATATCTTACACGACCCGGTTAAGACGAGAAGGAGAGAGAGAGGCCATCGATTACTATTTTGTTGATGATGATACCTTTAAGCATATGAAAGAGAATCATATGTTTATTGAGTGGGCTAAGGTTCATGGTAACTTTTATGGAACTCCTCGTTTGAAAATGGAAGAATGGTTACAAAGCGGATTTGATGTCATATTAGAAATTGACGTACAGGGAGCTTTCCAAGTAAAAAGAAATTATCCTCAGGGTATATTTGTTTTTATTGCTCCTCCATCCTTAGAAACTCTTGGAGAACGACTTCGCAATCGTAAAACTGACAGAGAAGACGTTATCTATCTTAGGATGATGAATGCTTTGGGTGAGATGAAATCGATTCGGGATTATGATTATTTGATTATTAATAATATACTTGAAGAAACTGTTCATAAATTCCATTCGGTTATTATTGCCGAGCGCTGCCGTATTCGTTATGGAGATAATGAGAATCAGGAATTTTTATCGGAATGA
- the lspA gene encoding signal peptidase II, which translates to MEFKGRSCPGNCFIIFLISYFCFLLLDRITKWWALNNLSNRTIQIIPGFFDLTLRRNVGSAFGIRLLNPPAHLIITSAITIAFLYFMLRFLGNWKWWFFLGAGLFLSGAWGNLIDRLRWGFVIDFFEPSIWATFNVADVAIIAGLVLVFFQIWIQGSEIEETKNQGI; encoded by the coding sequence ATGGAGTTTAAAGGAAGAAGTTGTCCAGGGAATTGTTTCATTATTTTTCTAATTAGTTATTTTTGTTTTTTATTATTAGATCGGATAACCAAATGGTGGGCTCTGAATAATTTATCCAATCGAACCATCCAAATCATTCCTGGTTTTTTTGATCTCACTCTGCGAAGGAATGTGGGAAGCGCTTTTGGAATTCGTCTCTTAAATCCACCCGCCCATTTAATCATTACTTCGGCGATAACCATCGCTTTTCTTTATTTTATGCTCCGATTTCTTGGCAACTGGAAATGGTGGTTCTTTTTGGGAGCTGGCTTGTTTTTGTCCGGAGCTTGGGGAAATCTCATTGATCGTTTACGTTGGGGATTTGTAATCGATTTTTTTGAGCCATCAATCTGGGCGACTTTTAATGTTGCCGATGTAGCAATCATCGCTGGTTTAGTATTGGTATTTTTTCAAATATGGATTCAGGGTTCAGAAATTGAAGAAACAAAAAATCAAGGTATATGA
- a CDS encoding radical SAM protein — translation MKNIERGLSLNNKMGKYLFVGCFPGSYEMGMANLGYQSVLKTVFDCPQWRVERLFTDTGIRTFEKSTPVAEADIVGLTLGFEIEIFSLVQLLLVSGFEVYANEREENQPLVLVGGPLASLNPEIIAPFADVIFVGESEESLPDLLAAWEEAQDFGLNRQETLLYLSRFPGVYVPRFYFPQVSGTFFKGFKKIDTVPEQIQQQRVDISRFEVFSHIYTPQSYFKNMGLMEINRGCSYRCRFCAGGAIYRPLRQRPIEMVLKMINNLKKWTSHLGIIGSDVLSHPQWEDIIKYAIKNQFTVNFSSLSAITLSRHREYLPYLVKCGIKTLTLAPESGEVKTRQYFGKGLDDEEWTDLIENIIRLGIPKVKLYFMIGKTFHSAEKDLDFIHKLCRKINSNHQLSISYSFLVPKPHTNLENMKTLSFLAWRKERELFETGLKKMKIRFSGESLRVAWIELLLARADRFLAQEIPKLVGQKNGLVFNQWRTVMEKMGRDFDEWPRHPWEDGLFPWSIIDNEARNQ, via the coding sequence TTGAAAAACATTGAACGGGGCTTATCCCTCAACAACAAGATGGGGAAGTATCTTTTTGTTGGGTGTTTTCCCGGCTCTTATGAAATGGGAATGGCGAATCTCGGGTATCAATCGGTTTTAAAGACCGTCTTTGATTGTCCTCAATGGAGGGTCGAAAGATTATTTACCGACACCGGGATTCGAACTTTCGAGAAAAGTACCCCCGTAGCTGAAGCTGATATCGTCGGATTGACCCTTGGTTTTGAAATTGAAATTTTCTCATTGGTACAGTTGCTTTTGGTTTCGGGATTTGAGGTTTATGCCAATGAACGGGAAGAAAATCAACCCTTAGTTTTAGTTGGAGGTCCACTGGCCTCCTTGAACCCGGAAATTATTGCCCCTTTTGCCGATGTCATTTTTGTTGGTGAAAGCGAAGAAAGCCTTCCTGATTTATTAGCTGCTTGGGAAGAAGCACAAGACTTCGGTTTAAACCGCCAAGAAACACTGCTTTATTTAAGCCGTTTCCCCGGCGTCTATGTTCCACGGTTTTATTTTCCTCAAGTTTCGGGCACATTTTTTAAAGGTTTTAAAAAAATTGACACCGTTCCAGAACAGATCCAACAACAAAGAGTTGATATTAGCCGTTTTGAGGTCTTTTCTCATATTTATACTCCTCAATCCTATTTTAAAAATATGGGATTGATGGAAATCAACCGGGGGTGCAGTTATCGCTGTCGTTTTTGTGCTGGTGGAGCTATCTACCGCCCCCTACGCCAGCGACCGATTGAAATGGTTTTGAAGATGATCAATAATTTAAAAAAATGGACTTCTCATTTGGGGATCATTGGGTCGGATGTGCTCTCTCATCCCCAATGGGAGGATATTATAAAATATGCAATAAAAAACCAGTTTACCGTTAATTTTTCATCTCTCTCCGCGATCACTCTTTCTCGCCATAGGGAATATCTTCCCTATTTGGTAAAATGTGGAATAAAAACTTTGACCTTGGCACCAGAAAGCGGAGAAGTTAAGACTCGTCAGTATTTTGGGAAGGGTTTGGATGACGAGGAGTGGACTGATCTCATCGAAAATATTATCCGGTTGGGAATACCGAAAGTGAAACTCTATTTTATGATAGGGAAGACTTTTCATTCTGCCGAAAAAGATTTGGATTTTATTCATAAATTATGTCGTAAAATTAATTCTAACCATCAATTATCTATTTCTTACAGCTTTTTGGTTCCGAAGCCTCATACCAATTTGGAGAACATGAAAACTCTCTCTTTCCTCGCTTGGAGGAAAGAGAGAGAGCTTTTCGAGACCGGATTGAAAAAAATGAAAATTCGTTTTTCCGGTGAAAGTCTTCGAGTTGCTTGGATAGAGCTTCTTTTAGCTCGGGCTGATCGTTTCTTGGCTCAGGAGATTCCAAAACTGGTGGGGCAAAAAAATGGTTTGGTATTTAATCAATGGAGAACGGTAATGGAAAAAATGGGACGGGATTTTGATGAATGGCCAAGACATCCCTGGGAAGATGGTTTGTTTCCCTGGTCAATAATTGACAATGAAGCGAGAAATCAGTGA
- a CDS encoding YicC/YloC family endoribonuclease, with product MKSMTGFGHAEGEGSIGFYRISIKSFNHRFSDINLRLPRELSVWEENLVSYLKERVSRGKVELKLNFEPSEEAFSVEANSLLAKAYLKALHKLSGDLNIPYEADLRDLMQVPEIIKLKEDDHRWLDEYQRFFPVFQEAVEAFLQYRLREGEKLLHDLLKQMEIFRELVALVEEKSKNIPEYYREKLNQRLKEVIPTVPINENLLAQEIVFYVDRSDVHEEIIRLKAHICRFDDILSHQGSIGRELEFVLQEMNREVNTIGSKTSDVEISSIIIDLKTVLEKMREQIQNVE from the coding sequence ATGAAAAGTATGACAGGATTTGGACATGCTGAAGGTGAGGGTTCGATTGGATTTTATCGAATATCCATAAAAAGCTTTAACCATCGCTTTTCAGATATTAATTTACGGCTACCCCGTGAATTAAGTGTTTGGGAAGAAAATTTAGTATCCTATCTCAAAGAACGAGTGTCTCGAGGAAAGGTTGAGCTAAAACTCAATTTTGAACCGAGCGAAGAAGCTTTTTCGGTCGAAGCCAATTCACTTTTAGCCAAAGCCTATTTGAAAGCGCTTCACAAATTGAGTGGTGACTTGAACATTCCCTATGAAGCTGACCTGCGAGATTTAATGCAAGTTCCGGAAATAATCAAACTGAAAGAAGACGATCACCGCTGGCTTGATGAATACCAACGGTTTTTTCCGGTATTTCAAGAGGCCGTGGAAGCCTTTTTGCAGTATCGACTCCGCGAAGGAGAAAAATTACTTCACGATCTTTTAAAGCAGATGGAAATATTTCGAGAGTTGGTGGCTTTGGTTGAGGAAAAATCAAAGAATATTCCGGAATATTATCGAGAAAAACTTAACCAGAGATTAAAAGAAGTTATTCCAACCGTTCCCATTAACGAAAACCTATTAGCGCAAGAAATTGTATTTTATGTTGATCGAAGTGATGTCCATGAGGAAATTATCCGCCTGAAGGCACATATTTGTCGCTTTGATGACATTCTTTCCCATCAAGGTTCGATAGGACGTGAACTCGAGTTTGTACTGCAGGAAATGAATCGTGAAGTGAATACAATTGGTTCAAAAACTTCAGATGTTGAAATCTCTTCAATCATTATTGATTTAAAAACGGTTTTAGAAAAAATGAGAGAGCAAATTCAGAATGTGGAGTAA
- a CDS encoding Rqc2 family fibronectin-binding protein produces the protein MRILEGIPLRYQIEAVSPLVQGARVQKIILTENRETCLEIRSQNQPGFLILSTHPEICFFYYSQKKPIMKKIKESAWGQILNKYLLGAKIIGFEQIGWDRVIRLAVQNQKIWEEKNFFYLYCELTGRNANCILTTADHPSSILGCQKIVSPQQNRFRTIMVGEPYQLPPLKMNAVDPLLFIQEKAELPIPNRDDDLPKWLLKNIDGVGPFLTSVLGENLANREMNWENMQSIIRTRLQDIFRPLQNLNSSITVYISPKDNFPLGLFWSPTSHYAQLPHRDFPNLNDAVKYFVQTHWNLQTFLSLKNKRKSYLEKELSFIEEELFKVDQSLVSENQLAELLTRGNLLKLYPQLNIIEKQPQGILVTNLLSGNSEEIFIEIDPLLSVNQNMQLFFRKYRKSKTRNQILEKKKEKLEFRKKILKRELLSLDQAQLCQEQDESSSTQSGFFEPGIIKFLTPSKNIILVGKNEKANHLLVTRFSSRDDYWLHVRDFPGSHVLLRISNQPNNLVGELFLAAQIAGYYSSLRNEKSVIVMYAPIKNVKTLPHAGLGKMTFRNEKNLTVIPAIPDNIRQI, from the coding sequence ATGAGAATATTGGAAGGAATTCCCTTACGCTACCAAATTGAGGCTGTTTCCCCTCTTGTGCAAGGAGCTCGGGTGCAAAAAATTATCCTTACAGAAAATCGAGAAACTTGTTTAGAGATACGCTCTCAAAACCAACCGGGCTTTTTAATCCTATCCACCCATCCGGAAATTTGTTTTTTTTACTATTCGCAGAAAAAACCGATCATGAAAAAAATCAAAGAATCGGCCTGGGGGCAAATCCTCAATAAATACTTGTTAGGAGCTAAAATTATCGGGTTCGAACAAATAGGATGGGACCGAGTAATCCGTTTAGCCGTCCAGAACCAAAAAATCTGGGAAGAAAAAAACTTCTTTTATCTTTATTGTGAGCTAACCGGAAGAAATGCCAATTGTATTTTAACGACTGCCGACCACCCTTCTTCTATACTCGGTTGTCAAAAGATAGTGAGTCCTCAGCAGAATCGTTTTCGCACTATTATGGTTGGAGAACCTTACCAACTTCCTCCTCTAAAAATGAATGCTGTTGACCCGCTCCTTTTCATTCAAGAAAAAGCCGAACTCCCAATCCCAAATCGGGATGATGATTTACCAAAATGGCTTTTAAAAAATATCGATGGTGTTGGGCCATTCCTAACCTCAGTCTTAGGAGAAAACTTAGCCAATCGAGAGATGAATTGGGAGAATATGCAGTCGATAATCAGAACCCGCCTTCAAGATATTTTTCGACCACTGCAAAACCTCAATTCTTCTATTACCGTCTATATCTCCCCGAAGGACAATTTCCCTCTCGGATTATTTTGGTCGCCAACATCGCATTATGCTCAACTTCCACACCGTGATTTCCCCAACCTCAATGATGCAGTGAAATATTTTGTTCAAACCCACTGGAATTTACAAACTTTTCTCAGTCTAAAAAATAAAAGGAAGAGCTATCTTGAAAAAGAACTCTCATTTATAGAAGAAGAATTATTTAAAGTGGATCAATCTCTGGTCAGTGAGAATCAGCTGGCGGAGTTGTTGACTCGGGGGAATCTTTTGAAACTATACCCACAATTGAATATCATCGAAAAACAACCGCAAGGAATCTTGGTAACCAACCTTCTCAGCGGTAATTCAGAAGAAATTTTTATTGAGATTGACCCTCTCCTTTCTGTGAATCAAAACATGCAACTCTTCTTTCGAAAATATCGTAAATCAAAAACCCGCAATCAAATACTTGAAAAGAAAAAAGAAAAATTGGAATTCCGCAAAAAAATCCTTAAAAGGGAACTCTTGAGCCTTGATCAAGCTCAGCTCTGCCAAGAACAGGATGAGAGTAGTTCAACTCAATCAGGATTTTTTGAACCGGGTATAATAAAATTTCTCACTCCCTCGAAAAATATAATTTTGGTCGGGAAAAATGAAAAAGCCAATCATTTATTAGTTACCCGTTTTTCATCACGAGACGATTATTGGCTTCATGTAAGGGATTTTCCTGGTTCGCATGTTTTACTGAGAATTTCCAACCAGCCCAATAATCTTGTTGGAGAGCTGTTTTTGGCAGCTCAAATTGCCGGTTATTATTCTTCTCTTCGGAATGAAAAATCGGTAATTGTTATGTATGCCCCCATTAAAAACGTAAAAACCCTTCCCCATGCCGGCTTAGGAAAAATGACCTTCCGCAACGAAAAAAATTTAACCGTGATACCCGCTATTCCCGATAATATTCGTCAAATTTGA
- a CDS encoding RluA family pseudouridine synthase, whose amino-acid sequence MKKQKIKVYDNEFCRIDVWLHRNFPDFSRSAFSRLIKQGLVQKNQEVIYKPSSEIHPGDILEITWPVDTPHTLEPQNLPLDIIYQDDHIVVVNKRAGMIVHPVRPFQKDTLINSLLFHGIQLPRYGSPLRPGIVHRLDRDTSGVLVVAKTDRAYLELIHMFKNRLVMKFYLALVEGHWKGKRQVDLAIQRNPRTPCLMKISSSGGKPALTEIEPLWIGDSYSLLQVKPRTGRTHQIRVHLSSQGYPIVGDKSYGSNRSEVIMKRQALHAFLIVFSHPVTRKQMFFAAALPSDFQEALSHISNLTNIIGNSGYHG is encoded by the coding sequence TTGAAGAAACAAAAAATCAAGGTATATGATAATGAGTTTTGCCGGATTGATGTCTGGCTGCACAGAAATTTTCCGGATTTTTCCCGATCGGCATTCTCAAGGCTTATAAAACAAGGTTTAGTACAAAAAAACCAGGAAGTTATTTATAAACCCAGCAGCGAAATCCACCCGGGTGATATTCTTGAAATCACTTGGCCAGTTGACACCCCGCATACCTTAGAACCCCAAAACCTCCCCTTGGATATCATTTATCAAGACGATCACATTGTGGTAGTAAACAAAAGAGCCGGTATGATCGTTCACCCGGTTCGTCCCTTCCAAAAAGACACTCTCATCAATAGTTTGCTTTTTCATGGGATTCAACTGCCTCGTTATGGAAGTCCGCTTCGTCCTGGGATTGTTCATCGCTTGGACCGGGATACCTCGGGTGTTCTGGTGGTTGCCAAAACCGATCGTGCCTATCTCGAACTGATCCACATGTTTAAAAATAGATTAGTTATGAAATTTTACTTAGCTCTCGTCGAAGGACACTGGAAGGGGAAAAGACAAGTCGATTTGGCTATTCAGAGGAATCCACGGACGCCTTGTCTTATGAAGATTTCTTCAAGTGGGGGAAAGCCGGCATTGACTGAAATAGAACCTCTGTGGATCGGAGATTCCTATTCACTTTTGCAAGTCAAACCGCGGACCGGACGAACTCACCAGATACGAGTCCATTTAAGTTCTCAGGGGTACCCGATTGTTGGAGATAAATCTTATGGAAGTAATCGCTCTGAAGTAATCATGAAACGGCAAGCTTTGCATGCTTTTCTTATTGTTTTTTCGCATCCGGTTACCAGAAAACAAATGTTTTTTGCCGCTGCTTTGCCCAGTGATTTTCAAGAAGCCTTGAGTCATATTTCAAATTTGACGAATATTATCGGGAATAGCGGGTATCACGGTTAA